The Haloarchaeobius amylolyticus genome window below encodes:
- a CDS encoding class I SAM-dependent methyltransferase, producing MVEKDAVRRGYDDLAATYDAQRDRAGHSVAILEAFLDTLDDPDRVLDAGCGGGRPVLRRLAESTEAVGLDISAEQVRLAREHAPAAALLQGDMTRLPFAADSFDAVVAYWSLIHVPEADHQAVLDEFAKVLRPGGRALVCEAAEPWNGENPDWLDAGVEMQWNMAGAEVTRDQLLAAGFEVENVWGAPTALEWDRQEHADGGDLELLDAGEADADDDEDEDESPWTFFAVRLPDA from the coding sequence ATGGTCGAGAAGGACGCCGTCCGCCGCGGGTACGACGACCTGGCGGCGACGTACGACGCACAGCGCGACAGGGCGGGCCACAGCGTGGCGATACTGGAGGCGTTCCTCGACACGCTCGACGACCCGGACCGGGTGCTCGACGCCGGCTGTGGTGGTGGGCGGCCGGTCCTCCGGCGGCTCGCCGAATCGACGGAGGCGGTCGGCCTCGACATCTCGGCCGAGCAGGTACGACTGGCGAGGGAGCACGCCCCGGCCGCCGCGCTCCTGCAGGGCGACATGACCAGGCTCCCCTTCGCGGCCGACAGTTTCGACGCCGTGGTCGCGTACTGGTCGCTCATCCACGTCCCCGAGGCCGACCACCAGGCGGTCCTCGACGAGTTCGCCAAGGTGCTGCGGCCGGGTGGCCGGGCACTGGTCTGTGAGGCCGCCGAACCGTGGAACGGCGAGAACCCGGACTGGCTCGACGCCGGCGTCGAGATGCAGTGGAACATGGCCGGCGCCGAGGTCACCCGGGACCAGTTGCTCGCCGCGGGGTTCGAGGTCGAGAACGTCTGGGGGGCGCCGACCGCACTCGAGTGGGACCGACAGGAGCACGCGGACGGCGGCGACCTCGAACTCCTCGACGCGGGCGAGGCCGATGCGGACGACGACGAAGACGAGGACGAGTCGCCCTGGACCTTCTTCGCAGTCCGGCTCCCGGACGCCTGA
- a CDS encoding GNAT family N-acetyltransferase produces the protein MDYRPATVDDIDAIQRVAERSWEQDYPDIVSRESIRETVHEWYGEDRLRTDIAAADTMVLAAVDEDDVVGFAHGVVADDTGTLMRVYVDPDHRGEGVGRSLVEVAVDDFATRGVDRVEALVLTANDPGNEFYQRLGFEHVQRATTTIGGESYEENIYLKLV, from the coding sequence ATGGACTACCGGCCCGCAACCGTCGACGACATCGACGCCATCCAGCGAGTCGCCGAGCGCTCGTGGGAACAGGACTACCCGGACATCGTCAGCCGGGAGAGCATCCGCGAGACCGTCCACGAGTGGTACGGCGAGGACCGCCTCCGGACGGACATCGCGGCCGCCGACACGATGGTCCTCGCCGCGGTCGACGAGGACGACGTCGTCGGGTTCGCCCACGGCGTCGTCGCGGACGACACGGGGACGCTGATGCGGGTGTACGTCGACCCCGACCACCGCGGCGAGGGCGTCGGCCGGTCGCTGGTCGAGGTAGCCGTGGACGACTTCGCCACCCGCGGGGTCGACCGCGTCGAGGCGCTGGTGCTCACCGCGAACGACCCCGGCAACGAGTTCTACCAGCGCCTCGGCTTCGAGCACGTCCAACGCGCCACCACGACCATCGGGGGCGAGAGCTACGAGGAGAACATCTACCTCAAACTGGTGTAG
- a CDS encoding M24 family metallopeptidase — protein MYERTFMEGTRGTQAVDWEERIDVKRLREERYAKALARLEDSEMGSMLLVSDPNIRYVTGLAMTGGSGADHYTLLTEEGDIVHWDTADHASNQRFNCPWLHDIRYACPGLGNVPRASGSDSARGFLKQKMADLVYEAMEEYGVHKEPMGLDVGNQGLISAFENNDVEVRTKDCVDLMHDARKVKTKDEIECLRQVAAICEAGFQQVVENARPGKRESEVWGDVTKELWRHGAFVGGGYLTSGPNTWPKHQANTTDRMIRPGDIVYADMYNIGYLGYRSCYYRTFSMGEPTEAQQDAYEIARDNLYDVLDRIEPGATTDEICQGFPDMEGEHADWYGATDHWQMTTNHWAHGLGLQLYEVPLIWRGLSPDHPIEIEEGMTMAVETMEPADRQGVRVEEMVVVRENGVEVLSQWPVDEITRIDY, from the coding sequence ATGTACGAACGCACCTTCATGGAAGGGACGCGGGGTACCCAGGCGGTCGACTGGGAGGAGCGCATCGACGTGAAGCGACTGCGCGAGGAGCGCTACGCGAAGGCGCTCGCCCGCCTCGAGGACTCCGAGATGGGCTCGATGCTGCTGGTGTCGGACCCGAACATCCGGTACGTCACCGGCCTCGCCATGACCGGCGGGTCCGGCGCCGACCACTACACCCTCCTGACCGAGGAGGGCGACATCGTCCACTGGGACACCGCCGACCACGCCAGCAACCAGCGGTTCAACTGCCCGTGGCTCCACGACATCCGCTACGCCTGCCCCGGCCTCGGGAACGTCCCGCGGGCCTCCGGGTCCGACTCCGCCCGCGGCTTCCTCAAGCAGAAGATGGCCGACCTCGTCTACGAGGCGATGGAGGAGTACGGCGTCCACAAGGAGCCGATGGGCCTCGACGTCGGCAACCAGGGACTCATCTCCGCCTTCGAGAACAACGACGTGGAGGTCCGCACGAAGGACTGTGTCGACCTGATGCACGACGCCCGGAAGGTCAAGACGAAGGACGAGATCGAGTGCCTGCGCCAGGTCGCGGCCATCTGCGAGGCCGGCTTCCAGCAGGTCGTCGAGAACGCCCGCCCCGGCAAGCGCGAGTCCGAGGTCTGGGGCGACGTGACGAAGGAACTCTGGCGCCACGGCGCGTTCGTCGGCGGCGGCTACCTGACCTCCGGCCCGAACACGTGGCCGAAGCACCAGGCCAACACCACCGACCGGATGATTCGCCCCGGCGACATCGTCTACGCCGACATGTACAACATCGGCTACCTCGGCTACCGCTCCTGTTACTACCGGACCTTCTCCATGGGCGAACCCACCGAGGCCCAGCAGGACGCCTACGAGATCGCCCGCGACAACCTCTACGACGTGCTCGACCGCATCGAGCCGGGCGCGACCACCGACGAGATCTGCCAGGGCTTCCCGGACATGGAGGGGGAGCACGCCGACTGGTACGGCGCGACCGACCACTGGCAGATGACGACCAACCACTGGGCCCACGGGCTGGGTCTCCAGCTCTACGAGGTCCCGCTCATCTGGCGCGGCCTCTCCCCGGACCACCCCATCGAGATCGAGGAGGGCATGACGATGGCCGTCGAGACGATGGAGCCCGCCGACCGGCAGGGCGTCCGCGTCGAGGAGATGGTCGTCGTCCGCGAGAACGGCGTCGAGGTGCTGAGCCAGTGGCCCGTCGACGAGATCACCCGCATCGACTACTGA
- a CDS encoding MFS transporter codes for MSLWRDPTRRRWLGWFTLATAFVLVNFHRVSTGVLADDLTQVFDTSAAELGLLHASFFYIYAPMQLVAGMLADQTGTRRVATIGSLVMAVGVFGFAASDTYLAGFASRALIGVGASVIYIATLRFCANWFETGEFATVAGMTLSASAVGGIIATTPLALFVADFGWRTAFLTVGAVGLVSTLAIFLVVRDDPADAGLDTIEGTADPPDLTPRETVDNARLVLSERETWVLGGMLFFVIGTNFTVMGLWGIPYLVQAYGLSVSEASVYTLLGNAGLVVGSPAMGWLSDYLGRRTGLIVAAGVVYTLAYALIAALETPPLAFVAAAFFTVMFLLGGFTIAYTVVRERFHGSVSGTATGAVNALGFFGGAIFPAVLGAALDAYWTGELVAGSRVYSLFGYRVAFGIAALNGLIALGCAVWLHRRETADATPEGSETATAGSQ; via the coding sequence ATGTCACTCTGGCGCGACCCGACCAGGCGGCGGTGGCTCGGGTGGTTCACCCTCGCGACCGCCTTCGTGCTCGTGAACTTCCACCGGGTGTCGACGGGCGTGCTGGCCGACGACCTCACCCAGGTATTCGACACCAGCGCGGCGGAACTGGGGCTGCTTCACGCCTCCTTCTTCTACATCTACGCGCCGATGCAACTCGTCGCGGGGATGCTCGCGGACCAGACCGGGACCCGCCGGGTCGCCACCATCGGCTCGCTCGTCATGGCCGTCGGGGTGTTCGGGTTCGCCGCCAGCGACACCTACCTCGCCGGCTTCGCCAGCCGGGCGCTCATCGGGGTCGGCGCCAGCGTCATCTACATCGCCACGTTGCGCTTCTGTGCGAACTGGTTCGAGACGGGCGAGTTCGCCACCGTCGCCGGGATGACGCTCTCGGCGTCGGCGGTCGGCGGCATCATCGCGACCACGCCGCTGGCCCTGTTCGTCGCCGACTTCGGCTGGCGCACCGCCTTCCTCACCGTCGGTGCGGTCGGCCTCGTCAGCACGCTCGCCATCTTCCTCGTGGTGCGGGACGACCCGGCCGACGCCGGTCTCGACACCATCGAGGGAACCGCCGACCCGCCGGACCTCACCCCGCGCGAGACGGTCGACAACGCGCGGCTCGTCCTCTCCGAGCGCGAGACCTGGGTCCTCGGCGGGATGCTGTTCTTCGTCATCGGGACGAACTTCACCGTCATGGGGCTGTGGGGCATCCCCTACCTCGTGCAGGCCTACGGGCTCTCGGTGTCCGAGGCGTCCGTCTACACCCTGCTCGGGAACGCGGGGCTGGTGGTCGGCTCGCCGGCGATGGGCTGGCTCTCGGACTACCTCGGTCGACGCACCGGCCTCATCGTCGCCGCCGGCGTCGTCTACACCCTCGCCTACGCCCTCATCGCGGCCCTCGAGACCCCGCCCCTCGCTTTCGTCGCGGCCGCCTTCTTCACCGTCATGTTCCTGCTCGGCGGCTTCACCATCGCCTACACCGTCGTCAGGGAACGGTTCCACGGGTCGGTCAGCGGGACGGCGACCGGCGCGGTCAACGCCCTCGGGTTCTTCGGCGGCGCCATCTTCCCGGCCGTCCTCGGCGCGGCACTGGACGCCTACTGGACCGGCGAACTCGTCGCCGGCTCGCGGGTCTACTCCCTGTTCGGCTACCGGGTCGCGTTCGGCATCGCGGCGCTGAACGGCCTCATCGCGCTGGGCTGTGCGGTCTGGCTCCACCGGCGGGAGACGGCCGACGCGACGCCTGAGGGGAGCGAGACGGCCACCGCAGGGTCCCAGTAG
- a CDS encoding CBS domain-containing protein, with translation MSPDDRPTVEDVMSSPLETISPDATVMEATQRMREQDINALVVPTNPRAIISSTDVLDAVADGQDVTQLQVSDVMTTDVETAAPDLYMEEVAAMMTTYGIKHLPVVDDDYVGMISSTDVTAHMS, from the coding sequence ATGAGTCCCGACGACAGACCGACCGTGGAAGACGTGATGTCGAGCCCGCTGGAGACCATCTCACCCGACGCGACCGTGATGGAGGCGACCCAGCGCATGCGCGAGCAGGACATCAACGCACTCGTCGTCCCGACGAACCCGCGGGCGATCATCAGCAGCACGGACGTCCTCGACGCCGTCGCCGACGGGCAGGACGTCACGCAGTTACAGGTGTCGGACGTGATGACGACCGACGTGGAGACCGCGGCCCCCGACCTCTACATGGAGGAGGTCGCCGCGATGATGACCACCTACGGCATCAAGCACCTCCCGGTCGTCGACGACGACTACGTCGGCATGATCTCCTCGACCGACGTGACGGCGCACATGTCCTGA